The proteins below are encoded in one region of Bacillus vallismortis:
- a CDS encoding spore germination protein, translating into MPAIVGAFKINAIGTSGVVHIGDCITISPQAQVRTFAGAGSFNTGDSLKVTNYKNATNVYDSDAVDQPIAGNA; encoded by the coding sequence ATGCCGGCCATTGTCGGAGCGTTTAAAATTAATGCGATTGGTACGAGCGGAGTCGTTCACATCGGGGACTGCATTACAATTTCTCCGCAGGCACAGGTCAGAACGTTTGCCGGTGCGGGCAGTTTTAATACCGGTGACAGCCTCAAGGTGACAAATTATAAAAACGCGACGAACGTGTATGACAGCGATGCAGTTGATCAGCCGATCGCAGGGAATGCATAA
- a CDS encoding spore germination protein GerPB, whose product MNFYVNQTIQINYLRLESISNSSILQIGSAGSIKSLSNLYNTGSYVEPAPEVTALGQPVELQEPDTGALVPLQPPGR is encoded by the coding sequence ATGAATTTCTATGTGAATCAAACGATTCAAATTAACTATCTTCGGCTCGAATCAATCAGCAACTCCTCTATTCTGCAAATCGGAAGCGCCGGATCAATCAAATCTTTGTCAAACTTGTATAATACGGGCAGTTATGTAGAACCTGCACCAGAGGTAACCGCCTTGGGGCAGCCAGTCGAATTGCAGGAGCCTGATACAGGTGCCTTGGTTCCGCTCCAGCCTCCTGGCCGTTAA
- a CDS encoding aspartyl-phosphate phosphatase Spo0E family protein, with protein MNSKIEEMRITLIETAQKYGMNSKETIQCSQELDSLLNTRIKEEMIFGGYPDNPRM; from the coding sequence ATGAATAGTAAAATTGAAGAAATGAGAATCACACTAATTGAAACAGCACAAAAATACGGCATGAATTCAAAGGAAACGATTCAATGCAGCCAAGAGCTGGACAGTCTTCTGAATACCCGAATTAAAGAAGAAATGATTTTTGGGGGATATCCTGACAATCCCCGTATGTGA
- a CDS encoding spore germination protein GerPC, with translation MYDQSVSSYLQNLNSFVQQQALHIQQLERQLKEFQTEMDTMKQRPATTIERVEYKFDQLKIERLDGTLNIGLNPADPNSVQNFEVSQTTPEIGMMQQEESAQLMQQIRQNVDMFLTEEIPDVLEQLENQYDSRLDDTNRHHVIEDIRKQMDSRIQYYMSHIKKEEHTPPKQYAEHIAEHVKRDVIRAVEHFLEHIPSEIKGDEQA, from the coding sequence ATGTATGATCAATCTGTTTCCTCTTACTTGCAAAACTTGAACTCCTTCGTTCAGCAGCAGGCGCTTCATATTCAGCAGCTCGAACGCCAGCTGAAAGAGTTTCAAACTGAAATGGATACAATGAAACAACGGCCGGCTACAACCATTGAGCGTGTGGAGTATAAATTTGATCAGCTGAAAATTGAGCGCCTCGACGGCACCCTAAATATCGGCTTAAATCCGGCCGACCCGAACAGCGTCCAAAATTTTGAAGTCAGCCAAACCACACCTGAAATCGGGATGATGCAGCAGGAAGAGAGCGCCCAGCTCATGCAGCAGATCCGACAAAATGTCGATATGTTTTTAACTGAAGAAATCCCAGATGTTCTGGAACAGCTTGAAAACCAATATGACAGCAGGCTTGACGATACCAACAGGCATCATGTCATTGAAGACATCAGAAAACAAATGGACAGCCGAATTCAGTATTATATGTCCCATATCAAAAAAGAAGAACACACGCCGCCTAAACAATATGCGGAACATATCGCTGAACATGTGAAGCGGGATGTCATCCGTGCTGTAGAACATTTTCTGGAGCATATCCCATCCGAAATAAAAGGAGATGAGCAAGCATGA
- a CDS encoding fumarylacetoacetate hydrolase family protein, protein MKFATGELYNRMFVGLIIDDEKIMDLQKAEKKLFELETIPGSLIECIAEGDKFVSHARQLAEWAKKPNDELGSFIYSLSEVKLHAPIPKPSKNIICIGKNYRDHAIEMGSEADIPEHPMVFTKSPVTVTGHGDTVNSHEEVTSQLDYEGELAVVIGKSGTRISKENANDHIFGYTIVNDITARDLQKRHKQFFIGKSLDTTCPMGPVLVHQSSIQEPERLKVETRVNGELRQSGSTSDMIFSIPELIETLSKGMTLEAGDIIATGTPSGVGKGFTPPKFLRPGDKIDITIDPIGTLSNHIG, encoded by the coding sequence ATGAAATTTGCGACAGGGGAACTTTACAACCGAATGTTTGTCGGCCTGATCATTGATGATGAGAAAATCATGGATTTGCAAAAGGCTGAAAAAAAACTGTTTGAATTAGAGACGATTCCGGGCTCGCTGATTGAATGTATCGCAGAAGGGGATAAATTCGTTTCACATGCAAGGCAGCTGGCCGAGTGGGCAAAAAAACCGAATGATGAGCTGGGATCATTTATCTATTCTTTATCTGAGGTGAAGCTCCATGCACCAATTCCTAAGCCATCAAAAAATATCATCTGCATCGGCAAAAACTACAGGGATCACGCGATTGAAATGGGAAGCGAGGCTGACATTCCGGAACATCCGATGGTGTTTACAAAATCGCCGGTAACGGTTACAGGGCATGGTGATACCGTAAACAGCCATGAAGAGGTCACTTCTCAGCTCGATTATGAAGGAGAACTTGCTGTTGTCATCGGAAAAAGCGGCACCCGCATTTCAAAAGAAAATGCCAATGACCATATTTTCGGATATACGATTGTGAATGATATCACGGCGCGTGATCTGCAAAAAAGGCATAAGCAGTTTTTTATCGGCAAAAGCCTGGATACCACATGTCCGATGGGACCTGTCCTTGTCCATCAATCATCGATTCAGGAGCCTGAGCGTCTCAAGGTTGAAACAAGAGTCAACGGCGAGCTGCGCCAATCCGGTTCTACGAGCGATATGATCTTTTCCATTCCGGAATTAATTGAAACCCTCTCCAAGGGGATGACGCTTGAAGCGGGAGATATCATTGCCACTGGTACGCCGTCTGGCGTCGGAAAGGGATTTACGCCGCCAAAATTCTTGCGGCCAGGTGACAAAATCGACATTACGATTGATCCGATCGGAACGCTGTCAAATCATATCGGCTGA
- a CDS encoding YisL family protein codes for MTHLHITTWVVALILLFVSYSLYSSRSAKGAKITHMILRLFYILIIWTGAWLFIQFANWNGEYAGKMILGIITIGLMEMLLIRKKKGKSTGGLWIGFVIVLVLTVLLGLHLPIGFHLF; via the coding sequence ATGACACACTTACATATTACAACATGGGTGGTAGCGCTGATTCTGCTTTTCGTCAGCTACTCACTGTATTCGTCAAGAAGTGCGAAGGGCGCCAAAATCACCCATATGATTCTGCGGCTATTCTATATCCTAATTATTTGGACAGGAGCTTGGCTGTTTATACAATTCGCCAACTGGAACGGAGAATACGCTGGGAAAATGATTCTTGGCATTATTACCATCGGCCTGATGGAAATGCTCCTCATCCGCAAGAAAAAAGGCAAATCAACCGGAGGCCTCTGGATCGGTTTCGTCATTGTCCTTGTGCTGACAGTGCTGCTCGGCCTGCATTTGCCAATCGGCTTTCACTTATTTTAA